The sequence below is a genomic window from Cicer arietinum cultivar CDC Frontier isolate Library 1 chromosome 6, Cicar.CDCFrontier_v2.0, whole genome shotgun sequence.
AAATGTGTCAAGTGTGTACATTCTATTGTCAAAATTATCTAATTATTAAGCGCAAGCACGAGAATCGAATGGTTTTTCTCTTTATAAGTTGTATATGATCTTATAAAGGGACAACTCTTTCTTACAATAGTCTTACATATAGGACGAAAGTAGTATAAACTATAGCATGTTGGCATATTATTTTAAACTGTTAAGAATATTCTGATTATAATTTTCTCATTTTAGTGTTGCGTTCCTGCAAAATATAAGAGACATTACAGGATTGTGTTGTCATGTcatattatatactatttaggaatgaagaattatttatttttttaagctaaagatttattaaaaagtaaagaaaaacaaccgtagaaaaaaaaaaagaaatgtcaagaaaactCCTTAAATCATGCAGATTTTCTGTCTCTTAGTGGAAGTTATATACTATAATGTCCTTCTacatattcttttttctttcattagaAATCACCTCTTTAAAAAGCTCTTTACTTATAGAGCGATTTGTTACCTTCATGCCATCTCTATAATTTGTTTCGCTAACAtatgtatttttcaaaaaatcattcaatatctctaacatgaattattttgtTTAACATGGATAGAGATAATGTTTAGGTGTGACAAGATGCTTTGATGAGAATGGTCATTCTTAGTGCTTGATTTTTTGGTGTGCCAAGTTCCTATGCAAGACTTTGGTGGATTTTGGTTTTTTCTGGTTGGTTAGTGTAAGAGATTTCTCTCTCTGGGGGGTAGGTTCCAGCCCTGTTTTTTCTGGTTGGTTTTTTCAAGGTTTTTGGGACCTCTGCAGCTATGTCGTGTCTGCATCATCTATCCATAAGTTTCCAGCTCCACAATGTTAAAGATTGAATGTCACAGTGAATGCAACCGAAATTTAAAACCTTGTATATAGTTTAGTGATGTCTCAGCCTATTATGTGTCGGATACAATGTAAGTAGTAAGGTACATAATCTTAAATTAGTCATGTGcatcataattaattaactcTGAAAATTTTATTATGCTAAGTTTTTGGTTTTCCTAAAGTGGTTTACTTACCCATTCAATCTTTAATTTTCTTCACACTAATTAGCATGGAGAAAGATTTATAGACAGGTTGTGTCAAGTCTCTGTATAATTCTTTCTGTTTTTTTAATGtacttttttaagttttattttctgAGTTGTACATTATGCTTCATTATAAtgaatcttaattttaaaaattggcaGGAAAGTACTATTCACAAAGGTATTAACTAGAAAAagtcacaaaaataaaaaattcacaacTGAACCAAAAGAGAAACATCAGATTTCAATTGTTGGGATTTTCTCCTCTACAATTTATGATTCTTCACTTTAAACATTAAAGAGGAAGAAATGATTATAAACAGCTGAGATTTTAATTCGTATGTACATAAACAACTATCAACTTATTAAATCTCATCTACTAAGGACCTGAAAAACAAAGACAATGCATGACTCATGTTCTCTGATTTTTTTCCAGATTTCCTGGCCATATCTGAGAACAATTTGAGCATGTTgaccctttttttttaaattcaaggcTGCATTTCTCAAATTGGATAAATTAGATCTTCTCAAACTTGTAAAAATTGAAGCTGTGTGAAACATGCCAACAACTCAATTAGTACTTCTTGTCACTTTTTTGTATGAATACTTCTTAGCAATCCAAAGATACACAATGAAGTTGAGGACACTAAGTATTGTCAAAAGCCAATAGAAGTAATCAAGATGTCCCCTATTCATGTTATCAGGAATCCAACCAAGACTTCCATTTCTTGTTGTAACTTTTGTGACAATCATCACAAGCAATGTGCTCACATAATTTCCCAATGCATTAGTTGTGAGTGAAAGTGCGGAGCATAAACTTCTCATAGCATCCGGCGCTTGACTGTAAAAGAACTCCATCTGACCGATATTAGCGAAAACTTCAGCCGCTCCAATGAGAAAGTACTGAGGCACTTGCCAGAAGATTGATAAAGGGATGGTTTCAAGATCGTAGTAGTTGTTTTTACGGACTATGTCGAGGCGAACGACTTCGAGAATGCCTGCCACTATCATGGATATAATGGAGATGACCAGTCCGATTCCCATTCTTTGAAGTTCTGTGAATCCGTGTTCGTGGCCAGTGAACTTTCTTGCGAAGGGGACGATAACTCGATCATAGACCGGAGCCCAGAAGATGACGCTTAGAGTATCGAAAAGGGAGAGGGATGCAGACGGAATTTTGAAGTGAGGACCGATATGTTGATCCATAGTGTTGCCTTGTAACACAAACATTGTTCCCATTTGACTGTAGACTGTTGCAAAGGCTATCATTGATGCCCAAACGGGGAGTAATCGGATGATCGATTTGAGTTCTTCGACTTGTGTTACTGTGCAGAGCCTCCATGGATTTGGTACAGCTTTACTCCTGTCAGATTCTGTTTCAACAGCTGCCTTATCTAAGCACCTTGAATCAGAGAGTTTTTTGTTGGTTATAATATAAGATAAGAATGTAAAGCAAACTTTAGAATTAAAGGATAAATTGAATTACTGCTATGTGTATGTTTGGATTTATGAAAATGATGGAATAGGATGATGCTAGGTTTAGTTGTTTGGATTGCTTAGACTGTTCATTGAAACTTATCAAGATGTTATGAGGTACTTCCTCAATAGCCTAACAATCTATTTTCATACCCTCCTAAATCATAATAGAATTTGAAGATATCATTATCACTACTAATCTTAAtcatcatcataaaaataattaaaaacatggTTTTGATAACTCACTTCATTTCATTAGTGTGCTCAAGTTTGCGGCTCCCTTTGATGTTAGATTCTGCATCAGCAGTCTCATAAAGAAGAGACTTATCATCTGGAACTTGTAGCCCAAGTTTCTTAAATGCCGCAACTGTAACTTGACAAATCCTTGTAAGAGGACTCCCACCAGGCACTTGAAGTCGGTACCATTGACTAccgataaagaaaaatataattgcGATGACCATCGCAACTCCAGGCACTCCAAAACCCCATCCCCATCCCACATTCATCTGTATCCAAACCAACACCGAGGAAGCGATGAGTGCACCGATATTAATCGAGAAGTAAAACCAATTGAAAAAAGAGCTTTTCTTTTTCCTCTCGGTCTGATCGTTTTCATCGAATTGGTCGGCACCGAAAGATGAAACACACGGTTTGATACCTCCGGTTCCGAGAGCAATCAAGTAGAGTGCTATATAGCATGCTGCAGTTTGTCCTGATGTTGGTTTGCAACCATTAGCATCACATGAAGGTATTAATCCAGGTGCAACTGCTGAAAATGTTAAAAGTGCCATTCCCTGAAAAGTGCAAAAACAACTCTCATATTAGTTTATCCTTTCATTCTTGATAATAATGTTCTTAAACACAGTTCAAGTATAACCTGAATTAAAATTTCTTGTAAATATCAAATGTGCGTGCACTGTTAAATAGTTTTACACTCATATTCAATAAAAGCTAATGATATTGCCGTTATATTAACGTGCACTGATAttcaaacttagaatttttcaTCAATTGGCATTTCGGTTGAAGGGTGCACTCGTCCTTGAAGAGCNNNNNNNNNNNNNNNNNNNNNNNNNNNNNNNNNNNNNNNNNNNNNNNNNNNNNNNNNNNNNNNNNNNNNNNNNNNNNNNNNNNNNNNNNNNNNNNNNNNNNNNNNNNNNNNNNNNNNNNNNNNNNNNNNNNNNNNNNNNNNNNNNNNNNNNNNNNNNNNNNNNNNNNNNNNNNNNNNNNNNNNNNNNNNNNNNNNNNNNNNNNNNNNNNNNNNNNNNNNNNNNNNNNNNNNNNNNNNNNNNNNNNNNNNNNNNNNNNNNNNNNNNNNNNNNNNNNNNNNNNNNNNNNNNNNNNNNNNNNNNNNAGAGCGTCTCCGCTCTTGCTATCCTtcttttttcattaataaaattacgGACAAATAAAGTCCTTTTGCTACTAACTTCTTTCAAAAGAACCTAAAAATGACATTGACACTGACAAGTAGACAtcgatataaatttttaaaaaaatggaagTGATTGAAAGTAGTCACATATGTCGGTGTCTTGTTAGTGTTGAACACTGACACATGTTGAACACCAAACACTACTTCAATCTGGGGTTTCTGTGCTACATAGGTAAgaatagataaaaataacaatatgttacctaattgaaaaaaatatttattgtcaAACATAAGTATTGATCCTTGTTGACATTTAAATatgaactgaaattgaaaagACTGCAGATTAAATGCatttatcaattattaaaaCATTTCAACATAAAGGAAAATATTGTCTTCAAAATGAACTTACAAGGACATAGATACATGAGAAACCGGCAATTGTCCAGTATCTTCCAAAATAAGAATCAGCTAAAAAGGCTCCAAGCAATGGTGTGAGGTAGCATGTCCCTGACCATGTTGTGACAGTATTTGCAGCAGTTGCATTTCCTTGACCATAATGGTCTTGGAGATAGTTCACCAAGTTTGTACTCATGCCATAGTAAGCCAATCTTTCACAACATTCATTTCCTGCaacattttttcatttcaaCATCTTAGTTGGATCaaattctaaaacaaaaatgtGTATCAGATGGATCTGGTTCCTCTAAAGTGATCAACGCACTTTAAAATGTAAGTATTATCTATTATTGTTTAACAATTCAAAGGTGAATATTGCATGTGTATCATAATAAATCACAAGGTTGTTGAAATAACCACAATTGATTTCCTCACTTTACACGCTTTACAGGAGCCAAATTTGTATCAGATATGACACTAAAGGTTATGAAAGGCATAAAAGAAGATTTTAATACCGAGAATAAAGCTGCATGCTTTCCAATTTCCTGTCTTTTTCTTGTTGGCTGGTTTTTTGTGAATGTCTATTGTTCCATCTTCTGTATATGAGCCATCTCTTTCAACCACTTCATATTTTTTAGTGATATCTTCCATAGTAGCAAAATAGATTTTCCTATTTGCTAGTTTTTTGTTGGCGTTGTTACCTACAAACTAAAGACCTGTTAGCAGGTTTCTGCAAATTACAAATAGAGAATTTGAGCAAAACAATGAATTTGTGAGCTTATAAAACCCCaatcaaaatcttttaaaatcatGTATATAGTCAAATTTACATAAATCACGTAAAATCACCCAAAATCTTTCTATTAACATTGGTTTGTGGTAACATTTTAATAgatataataaatcaaattaaaaattttctAGCTGCATATGTGGAATCCAAAAGCCACTTTATTGTCAATAcaacaaaaacaatataaaaaagagagaaagggtaaaaaagaaaataaaatacttaaccATATGAAAAGTGTCAATTTCTTTTGCCATGAGTGAAAAGGTAGAATAAGAAGGCATCATTATTGAAATTAATATGCACCACAAAAATACATGATTATTCAATTTGTTTCTTGACCATAGAGACAAATAGGAAtggaaaataaaatcataatgtTAGAACATATAATGTGTTCAAAGTTTGGCAGCTAATCTTGATACTACAGTAAAATGAGAGCAAATATGGCCGCAATTGAGTCACAATTATGGTTGCAATGCAATTGCAGAGACTCTAAAACCTTTATATCGCGAAAAATAAAAGTCTAGAATTccttattatattttcaaaccatAGTTCTAAATTACAGTATGCAACTTCAATTGATATCACAATATAAAGGTTTTAGAGGTATCTCCAACAAACTGTCATATTTTGTCACAAAATAAAGTTTGCAATGTAACAGCAACCGCAACTATAATCCAAAGAttcaaacaacaaattaaacCACATGCAAATAGAATATTCTATAATGCATGCAAATGCAGACATATAACACACAACCAACCAAAAAATGTTAAGAGGCTCATCCaagaattagtaaaaataaataaaataaagggttgtaaattatgaaaaagttaggaactttaattattttgaaaaattctgAACGTggtaaaaaatagaaaacacaaGAACTGACCTAGGTATTAACCTTGTCCACAGGAAGAGAAATCAAAGAGAaacaaatatgaagaaaaagaagaagacaAAATTCCCCTTCTTTTGTCGTCTTGTTGCTCTCTTGTTATCCTATGTTATGTGAGATTCTGTTTCTTGATATTATATAGCCAAATAGAAACAAGATGAATATATTAGTGAGGTGTAAATCAAATCAAAGTGCGAATTCATTTACTATTccattaaaaacataattaattttgcaGCTGTATCCACTAATTActctaataattaatattattttcttcttgtgctctaaattatgaattatatacattcatatttttaacttattttgttgttgtttgtcACACTTTttgaagattttttattttagaaaaaataatcattattaaaatttgtattgatTTGTTACTTGTTTCATGAAATGagaattagaaaaaaaaaattaaaatcctttaaattataaaaaaaaattttagcaattttttatttttctaaaaattcatttttcgacaaatcaattatttaaagtGGTTTTAAGTAAATGAGAgaaaagaaattattatttatttggatttcgcggataaaatattttaatattaattattattttattctttaactcttttatatcatataatagAAGTAGGTTTAGGGATTGGAAATATTGTGAATTAAAGGATAcatgataatataattttttttatcttctaatGAAACTGTATGAACTtacataaaaaagaaagaaaaaaaaagtttatgaaaATTATCAGGATATAATACTGTGGGCCCAATCGTATAAAACAGGTTAATGGGACAAATGCAAAGGAAAATGAAATTCCTAAAGAATGAGAATCAAATTCatttgtcaaaaacaaaaagcTTCTAATTCAGTCAAAAATTAGACCATTTACTAAGTTAAAGACTGgcatttatagatatttttgtTGGAAaggaattaatttaatttaattttatatacgAGAAAATAGATGGTATACTATCtgtgtaaataaatttaacattgactatgaatataaatataaatctttagttttatctttaattttttaaaagttgattgATGATTTATATTCTTATGTTTATTTCAATAAAAGTTCTCTTAATAATTATAcgagtttattaaaaaaattaaaagaattttgagtttcaattttatttgtttgaaattaaagtcattaaatataaatatttataaacataataaaagatcaaagattaacaagttataaaaaagataaaagacgaATATGTTATTTTCGTGTAACTTAAAGGATTGTGGAATAcactttatcttttatttattaaaaaaaaaaaggagaaaactAAATAGTGTACTTCAAAGTAAATGACAAGGATGATTCattagatttaaaaattattttcataatgaATTGTTTGAAAAAATCTGAGTTTTTAATTTTGGTTAAACAAACTGGTAGTGAGACTTTACTTCCTTCTCTTAAATTTCGTCTATTTTTCAGAAAACATAaaggttaaaaataaaattttcattgaattgAGTATGTAAGATTCTTGAATTTTGAGTTTTCATTGTGGCCAAATGTGTAAATTGTTGGTGGCAGATCTTCAATGTGATAATGTGGTCCTGAACCCAAACTTTTCCAGATTTGTTATTTTTTCCAATGATATGAatgattgataaaaataattgagggGTAGATGAAGTCAACGGAAATATTTTTgtcataaaattatttctatttatcataatttaaaaaaaatgttatttgatacagtataatttagagattaattTTAGATACTTtttaaaagaatgaaaatgttAGTTTATATTTATCTGTTATAAtggaaattatttatataaaaaaacagttataaaaaatattttttaaaaaactattaaaaacagctttttattttaagtaatttttaacttatttttatgcttttaattttttttaaatttataataaaacgaatataaatttttaaaagtgattattattattttttttaaatgattaatttaggAAAAAATTGTAGTAAATacaccaaaatttatatctatattttatattaaaaaataaaaataaatcaggATTATTCCGGTCAGAAAACTGTACATATGGTGCGCCAAGTTTTCTTACACCACATATCTCCCTACATAAACATAATAGATACACATGCAATTAATAactgtaaaaatatttatataattattaatttaaaatatcataaatgtaccattaatgatataattaggtaaatatttatttatataaaaaaaaatcagtataaatatgatataaatatatCCAATTATAGTATTATCTTTTATATACATTCAATTATACCCaatcaaatataattctttctttaataatataattatattctatataaaaataatataaattgacTAGaaatcacaaatataaatttggatactaattaaataataaaatcttaCATGAGCGGTTCNNNNNNNNNNNNNNNNNNNNNNNNNNNNNNNNNNNNNNNNNNNNNNNNNNNNNNNNNNNNNNNNNNNNNNNNNNNNNNNNNNNNNNNNNNNNNNNNNNNNNNNNNNNNNNNNNNNNNNNNNNNNNNNNNNNNNNNNNNNNNNNtatatatatataattgaatttaaaaacaattgaaaTTATTGAGAGATTACTGTCAAATTCTTTCTTCTAAATTcaagtttatataaaattgattgatTGTAATTTTCttaagattatttttctttttatttctcatatattttcTCTATCAAAAGTAATTTGAAGTGCGTTGCATATTAAATGTGAATATCTCTTTCAGGAGAGATTCAGATATACTACGTTGTAAGAGTCTATCTCATTCCACTAGACCTAGCtctcattaataatttttcgATTATTCTATTTTAGTTTGATACcattaatttgagtttttttttttttaccatataTTTGTTTTGAGAATGATATTCAATCTCCATAATATCAAGAACTttctttattgatttttctgTTTTCGTACTCTCTtcaaatttcatatattttgcaatttactcaagaataatattttaaatacactATTGAAGTGCATATATATCATTATAGACTAGTGATATCCTAACTATGTTACATCCAAACAACTCAATAATCATTTGCATCGCttcaaaaataatagaaaaacaaaagaatgggagacataaataaaaatccattcaaagaaaccaacaaaaactaaaattagaaTGACCTAGTTTATTACAGACGAAGTccttttttattactataaggTATATTGTCTTACATGTTAGTGCAACAATGATTTTAACTACAATCTTTTAGTTGATATTTTGACGATagcaaaacaaacaaataagaataattatctgctaattttatttgttgagtGTGCAAACTAATTTAGAAGACAAATACTTAAATAaatgactatctattttaagataatataaattatgagtaattatatataataatctaagtgtttctaaaacaaaaattgtaaaatacttatgttttgatgaagacaaagaccaaggaaagtgatcaagttgcaagctcaaaaagaatcAACAATTAAGTCAATTATGACCAATATGCTAGAAATCTTATAAtgtaaggtacatgatgcaatctaatattattatatttcaaatgcacatgagaaccttcaattttagcatatgtatcaaaagaattttcaaagtatcaaaatgcatgaacaatgtttgaaaatcaagtttttgacaaaactcaaagttgtattcgattataacatgttgtagccgaatacagactCAAGTTAGTATCTAAAACTGaatatctgtattcgactatgaGATGGTGTAGCGGAATACAAATGTTAAGTCAGTAGGTAAAACTACATTTTTGTATTCGACTGCGAGATGGTGTAACCGAATACAAATGTTAAGTTAGTGGCTAAAATTgcactttgtattcgactacaacattgtgtagccgaatacaaaaccaagCCAGTGGCAAAATTCAATCATCTTTATTAGACTACATggtgttgtattcaaatacaaggttaaaattttcaaatacaatTGAACGTTatagaggtgtattcgactatatTCCtgatgtagccgaatacaactacgaaacaatgcaatttttcagttcAAATTAAACttggatcattgcatatgttcatcaaacctctaggaacgatTGTCACTGATAtgaagtgatgtctaaggaGTATAATTACTTCTTAGATTCAGATTTAACAAATCAACCTTTTCAATAATCTTTACATCAATCTtaaaacaactttgaacaaaatttctgaaatattttgatttattcaaagtcttactttcatatttcaagtacatattttacattttcatatcattgagaaatgttctctattgtacttgaaattatattagactgTTATCATTGTACTCAATTGTTATACACTCTTGATTTCAGTCAAAGTCATTGTTATAAAACCATTcaagttattgtgtaaattgaggaaagtagtggtctttcttcaagtgttgtaaactaagatagtggtgtgctatcttatgGTGATTATTAGAAATTTGTAGCAAAAGTCTTAAAgttagacttgtacttattctaacaaatagtggaaaatctattgtggtgtgcaagagaaCTGGATGTACCATTGGTTGTATGGGGAACTAGGATAAttattgtgttctttatttttctgccatttacaTTTTTCCATACACTAATcctaaatagaaaaataatggaCTAAGTTTCTAAAAAGCAGAAATTTATatacacctaattcaccccgtGTTAGGTGTGCCTATGtactaacaaaaatattatcacATGTTACACAAATAATTATGTTTACAAATAGAGTAAGTCATAATATAGCAATAAGAAACATTGAAACAATCATATGATTATCTACAGTCCCAATCAAAGCATTAAAGACAAAGAAAACACAAGTCAATGATTCAACATCGGATCACaaaggaaaagaatgctacaaTGATATGATTATTTGCCCTTAACTAAAGACCCATGTCGATCATCTGACTCATAAGTGATAAGCtaaaatttatatgttatttgcACTTGATTATTTGTCCTtgactaatatttttaattcaattttagttctatttcactatatttttgttttgttttggttgCAAGGAGAAGTGAAAGAATAAGTGAAGATTCTTGATGCAAAAAGCCCTAAAGTCAAGTTGTCCAGTCATTGTTCATATTGATcaagaagatgaaaaaaaaaaagttccaTCAAGTATTACGGTATGATTGTAATGATTATTACAACCGTAAcagttggacaagaaaaagtgaGAATTTGCCTCACTAAGGCAACAAGGATTACTACTTGATCATAATGACCATTGCAACTGTATTATGCTCAACTTCTATCGTAGAACTATGTTTCTTCTATGAAATTCTGATGGTTTCTTGTAATTAAAGCCCATGAAAACACCCGGGGCTATAAAAAGGGGACGAAAATACTAAGTTTGAGACAACTTCCTACTGATAATCTCTTGTTATTCTTGATGTTGTTCTTGTATTTTCTTAGCAAATTTCTAGTTTCAATAATATTCAGtttattgtgttattttattatgttattttatatttccaatttttttatatttaagttttgATTCTTCTATGATCATGTGTGAGTAGATCTTCCTTGTCTTGGGATTGTAGGATTTTCATTGATGGATCTCTAACAATTCCTATTTCTTCCTGTCATGGGTATCAATCTTTTAATCTAATCTTAGTAAAAATCATGTTTGTACTTAGATAtcaaaaaatatactaaaaggTGAATTTGATAtatgatccacaagattggacTAGAGAGtgaaatcataaaaatagattttggttctcttgaaaacaaaaaaatatattctcttaaaggattttgctaatacatcaatcatgaaaatatattggttattagtttaaaatacatttttttctctATGAAAGAACATATTAGTTGTAGTTGTTTATCtaatttttaagagtttaatacCAACAATTTAGAgaagattaattttattgtatccatcattataaaaaatctacaatcctaatattttatttttattgcaaattttaataaaaatcaatatcaaCAATCATCGCTTTTCCTAATCATCATAGTAAAGAGACATTGGTACTCACAAAAAAGTTTTTGTGggaatgataatttttattacGCGATAATTTGGCGCCTCTGTAAGAGACTTTGcttttgatattatattttttttgtaccgattacactaatttttttaaatcatttttatgttattaattgttCTCTCTCTTTGAATACGAATAATATGAAGTTTTGGGAATCTTGCCAACCCAATAGCCGAgatataaagttttttttattggagAAGAAGAGAGAAACAAAAATTCTGAACaagaaaaagatttaaaaatgaatgaaaattaTAACCTTGAAAGAATATGTCTTTTTTAATACTACAAAACCGCATACGAGTATTGCGCAACTAACAGTAGAGGCTaacaattttgaattaaaatattcgTTGCTATCCATGATACTACAAAAGCAATTCTCTGGTACTCTAACAGATATCTAAACCTTAATTTGTCTATTTTTTAGAGTATTGTGACACTTTGAATATAAATGGAGTGACTAGTGATGCCATTAGACTAAAGTTTTTCCCTTTCTCATTAAGGGATAGAGCTAGAGCTTGGCTACATTTGTTGCACTTTGAATCCAT
It includes:
- the LOC101494930 gene encoding protein NRT1/ PTR FAMILY 8.1, whose amino-acid sequence is MEDITKKYEVVERDGSYTEDGTIDIHKKPANKKKTGNWKACSFILGNECCERLAYYGMSTNLVNYLQDHYGQGNATAANTVTTWSGTCYLTPLLGAFLADSYFGRYWTIAGFSCIYVLGMALLTFSAVAPGLIPSCDANGCKPTSGQTAACYIALYLIALGTGGIKPCVSSFGADQFDENDQTERKKKSSFFNWFYFSINIGALIASSVLVWIQMNVGWGWGFGVPGVAMVIAIIFFFIGSQWYRLQVPGGSPLTRICQVTVAAFKKLGLQVPDDKSLLYETADAESNIKGSRKLEHTNEMKCLDKAAVETESDRSKAVPNPWRLCTVTQVEELKSIIRLLPVWASMIAFATVYSQMGTMFVLQGNTMDQHIGPHFKIPSASLSLFDTLSVIFWAPVYDRVIVPFARKFTGHEHGFTELQRMGIGLVISIISMIVAGILEVVRLDIVRKNNYYDLETIPLSIFWQVPQYFLIGAAEVFANIGQMEFFYSQAPDAMRSLCSALSLTTNALGNYVSTLLVMIVTKVTTRNGSLGWIPDNMNRGHLDYFYWLLTILSVLNFIVYLWIAKKYSYKKVTRSTN